One part of the Solanum dulcamara chromosome 8, daSolDulc1.2, whole genome shotgun sequence genome encodes these proteins:
- the LOC129899307 gene encoding transcription factor MYB1R1, which produces MSTACSDKSSSTAAVTGGGFGGEIMLFGVRVKVDPMRKSVSLNNLSQYEQPNANNNNGDNNESSKVAHDEVYASADDAVQHQSNCGRERKRGVPWTEEEHKLFLLGLQKVGKGDWRGISRNFVKTRTPTQVASHAQKYFLRRSNLNRRRRRSSLFDITTDSVSVMLIEEGENKQEIPVVAPATLPTVETTKTNAFPVATAVDPIMFPAQIDKSRDNPTLLRCDHGNSSTLVGPVPMFSMPNASTVIDLNANHNSTIEPSSLSLRLSLSLDQGQTSSTRHSAYKMMSSFSNGESIIRVA; this is translated from the exons ATGTCGACTGCCTGCAGCGATAAGTCGTCGTCGACGGCGGCAGTTACCGGCGGCGGTTTCGGAGGAGAAATCATGTTGTTTGGTGTGAGAGTTAAAGTGGATCCTATGAGGAAGAGCGTGAGTCTGAACAATCTCTCACAGTACGAGCAACCGAATGCTAACAACAACAACGGTGATAACAATGAATCCTCTAAAGTGGCTCATGACGAAGTTTATGCCTCTGCAGATGACGCTGTTCAACACCAGTCCAACTGTGGTCGCGAGCGCAAGCGAG GAGTTCCGTGGACGGAGGAAGAGCACAAGTTATTCCTTTTAGGATTGCAGAAAGTGGGAAAAGGAGACTGGAGAGGAATCTCTCGTAACTTTGTAAAGACTCGTACACCGACACAGGTTGCAAGTCACGCTCAGAAGTACTTCCTCAGGCGAAGCAACCTCAACCGTCGCCGCCGCCGATCTAGCCTCTTTGATATCACAACTGACTCg GTATCAGTAATGCTAATAGAAGAGGGGGAAAATAAGCAAGAAATCCCAGTTGTAGCACCGGCAACATTACCTACTGTAGAAACTACCAAAACCAATGCATTTCCGGTGGCAACGGCTGTTGATCCTATCATGTTTCCAGCACAGATTGATAAGTCAAGAGATAATCCAACTCTGTTGCGATGCGATCATGGGAATTCATCAACGCTGGTTGGTCCTGTTCCTATGTTTTCAATGCCCAATGCATCAACAGTGATTGACCTTAATGCGAACCACAACTCAACAATTGAGCCATCTTCATTATCACTGAGATTATCCTTGTCACTTGATCAGGGACAAACATCATCTACTAGACACTCGGCTTATAAAATGATGTCAAGTTTCAGTAATGGAGAAAGCATCATCCGTGTGGCATGA